Proteins found in one Deltaproteobacteria bacterium genomic segment:
- a CDS encoding OPT family oligopeptide transporter yields MTTTNDATPDASPPAPDSGATDAADSDILYTPQPGELQLTFRAVATGCVLGWIVVAGNIYLGLTIGWTVGGSLMAAILAFALFQTVRPRDPFTVLECNIAQTAGSGAGTMASAAGLVAAIPALKIAGHPLPAYWELAVWALAIAYLGVMFAVPLRRQYVVTEKLKFPTGTAVANTIMAMFATAGEAVAKARVLLWFGVGAFAFTIGTHFIPPLNAPPLHEWLGSAVLATAAAWTFSLYLGPMLFGAGFLIGPRVTGSLLAGAIVGWGLLGHWAKSNGWALAPSPTTIHDGATDAWGVRGWILWPGVAIMVGDALMSLALSWRTFVRALKRPAVARAASGGDAEVDPEAIPNRWWTTGLALASVATIAMAHFVFDIPAYLSALAIALSAVLANVAVRSTGETDINPIGGIGKVTQMVFGVMSDAPAANLMTAGIAGAGASQAGDMMQDLKTGYMLGASPRKQFKAQLWGILMGALVAVPMFYVFDAAYDIGADDSKLVAPAAHAWAAVSMVMTRGLDALPPHAVTAMVIGLAFGAIIPVIRKIAPRTAPYLPSGLAFGIAFIVHAYYSICMFLGAMVAVGWARMKPEQYKRFVFAVACGLIAGEGLGGVVNAVLTILNVQPLVGGGH; encoded by the coding sequence ATGACGACGACGAACGACGCGACCCCGGACGCCAGCCCCCCGGCGCCGGACAGCGGCGCAACCGACGCCGCCGACAGCGACATCCTGTACACGCCGCAGCCCGGCGAGCTGCAGCTCACGTTTCGCGCGGTAGCGACCGGCTGCGTGCTCGGCTGGATCGTGGTCGCCGGCAACATCTACCTCGGCCTGACCATCGGCTGGACCGTCGGCGGGTCGCTCATGGCCGCGATCCTGGCGTTCGCGCTGTTTCAAACCGTTCGCCCGCGCGACCCGTTCACCGTGCTCGAGTGCAACATCGCGCAGACGGCCGGATCCGGCGCCGGCACGATGGCGTCCGCCGCCGGCCTGGTCGCCGCGATCCCGGCGCTCAAGATCGCCGGCCACCCGCTGCCGGCCTACTGGGAGCTGGCGGTGTGGGCGCTGGCGATCGCCTACCTCGGCGTGATGTTCGCGGTGCCGCTGCGCCGCCAGTACGTCGTGACCGAGAAGCTCAAGTTCCCGACCGGGACCGCCGTGGCCAACACGATCATGGCGATGTTCGCCACGGCCGGCGAGGCGGTCGCCAAGGCGCGCGTGTTGCTGTGGTTCGGCGTCGGCGCGTTCGCGTTCACGATCGGGACGCACTTCATCCCGCCGCTCAACGCGCCGCCGCTGCACGAGTGGCTCGGCAGCGCGGTGCTCGCGACCGCGGCGGCGTGGACGTTCAGCCTGTACCTCGGCCCGATGCTGTTCGGCGCCGGCTTCCTGATCGGCCCGCGCGTCACCGGGTCGCTGCTCGCCGGCGCCATCGTCGGCTGGGGCCTCCTCGGCCACTGGGCGAAGTCCAACGGCTGGGCGCTGGCCCCGTCGCCGACGACGATCCACGACGGTGCGACCGACGCGTGGGGCGTGCGCGGCTGGATCCTGTGGCCGGGCGTCGCGATCATGGTCGGCGACGCGCTCATGTCGCTGGCGCTGTCGTGGCGGACGTTCGTCCGCGCGCTCAAGCGGCCGGCCGTCGCGAGGGCGGCGTCCGGCGGCGACGCCGAGGTCGATCCCGAAGCGATCCCGAACCGCTGGTGGACCACCGGCCTGGCGCTCGCATCGGTGGCCACGATCGCGATGGCGCACTTCGTGTTCGACATCCCGGCGTATCTGTCCGCGCTGGCGATCGCGCTGTCGGCGGTGCTGGCCAACGTCGCCGTCCGGTCGACCGGCGAGACCGACATCAACCCGATCGGCGGCATCGGCAAAGTGACGCAGATGGTGTTCGGCGTGATGTCCGACGCGCCCGCGGCCAACCTGATGACCGCCGGCATCGCCGGCGCCGGCGCATCGCAGGCCGGCGACATGATGCAGGACCTCAAGACCGGCTACATGCTCGGCGCGTCACCGCGCAAGCAGTTCAAGGCGCAGCTGTGGGGCATCCTGATGGGGGCCCTCGTCGCCGTGCCGATGTTCTACGTGTTCGACGCGGCCTACGACATCGGCGCAGACGACTCGAAGCTGGTCGCCCCCGCGGCGCACGCGTGGGCAGCCGTGTCGATGGTGATGACCCGCGGGCTGGACGCGTTGCCGCCGCACGCGGTCACCGCGATGGTGATCGGACTCGCATTCGGCGCGATCATCCCGGTCATCCGCAAGATCGCGCCGCGAACCGCTCCCTACCTGCCGAGCGGCCTGGCGTTCGGCATCGCGTTCATCGTCCACGCGTACTACTCGATCTGCATGTTCCTCGGCGCGATGGTGGCGGTCGGCTGGGCGCGGATGAAGCCGGAGCAGTACAAGCGGTTCGTGTTTGCGGTCGCGTGCGGCCTGATCGCCGGCGAGGGGCTCGGCGGCGTCGTCAACGCGGTGCTGACCATCCTGAACGTGCAGCCGCTGGTCGGGGGAGGCCACTGA
- a CDS encoding ATP-dependent Clp protease adaptor ClpS, which yields MGAGSGRGPDRQREGGVALQERPKTKKPPLYKVLLHNDDYTTKEFVVMILQQIFHHSEADAIRIMEHVHNHGIGVAGVYPFEIAETKAQKTVAIAQQFEYPLQCTLEPES from the coding sequence ATGGGTGCAGGGTCCGGCCGCGGCCCGGACCGACAGCGCGAGGGAGGCGTCGCCCTCCAGGAGCGCCCGAAGACCAAAAAACCGCCGCTTTACAAGGTGTTACTTCACAACGACGACTACACCACGAAGGAGTTCGTGGTGATGATCCTCCAGCAGATTTTCCACCATTCGGAGGCCGACGCGATCCGCATCATGGAACACGTCCACAACCACGGCATCGGGGTTGCTGGCGTCTATCCATTCGAGATTGCGGAGACCAAGGCCCAAAAGACGGTCGCGATCGCCCAGCAGTTCGAGTACCCGCTGCAATGCACGCTCGAGCCGGAGAGCTGA